One window of the Pedobacter ginsengisoli genome contains the following:
- a CDS encoding RNA polymerase sigma factor: MFNEKDIITRILNKDFKAFELLVRQYERLVFFVINRLVHDQQDKEDICQEVFIKIHKNLYRFEFKSKLSTWIARIAYLTAINHIKFSKQERLSEYTEDIDQYYFTDENPEHTMIKKDTVNYLNDLIQKMPLQYRTVLTLYHLNEFSCAEIEEITGIPEGTVKSYLFRARKLLKNKIEKDLKKEEI; the protein is encoded by the coding sequence ATGTTTAATGAAAAGGATATTATAACCAGGATATTAAATAAAGACTTTAAGGCTTTTGAATTACTTGTAAGACAATATGAAAGGTTGGTCTTCTTTGTGATCAATAGACTGGTGCATGACCAGCAGGATAAAGAAGATATTTGCCAGGAAGTATTTATTAAAATCCATAAGAACCTTTACAGATTTGAGTTTAAATCAAAGCTATCTACCTGGATAGCACGAATTGCTTATCTCACTGCCATCAATCACATTAAGTTTAGTAAACAGGAACGGTTGTCAGAGTATACTGAAGATATTGATCAATATTATTTTACTGATGAAAATCCTGAGCATACCATGATTAAAAAAGATACTGTGAATTATCTTAATGATCTCATTCAGAAAATGCCACTTCAATACCGCACTGTGCTAACATTATATCATTTAAATGAATTCTCCTGTGCTGAAATTGAAGAGATTACAGGAATCCCGGAAGGAACAGTTAAAAGCTATCTGTTTAGGGCAAGGAAGCTATTAAAAAACAAAATTGAAAAAGATCTTAAAAAAGAAGAAATATGA